CGACCTGACCCACGAACAGCTTCCGCAGCCGGAACTGCGCCTCGATCCGCTCGACGTTCGCCGTGTCGGCCTCTGTCGCCCACGACGGGCCGCCGAACTTCAGGTCGTTGACGATGACCGACGGCGTCCAGCTGAACAGCCTGACGTCCAGATCGCCCTGCAGCGCGACCTCGCGGTCGTATTTGGCCGAGGCCCAGCGCCCGATCGGACCCCTCAGCCAGTTCCAGTCGAACAGCAGGAGGAAGATGACGATCGCCGCGATCAGGACCAGCACCACCGAGGCCGCGATCTTTTCGGTGCGACCGGGCCTGCGAAAGGAGCCGTAGACCGGATCGTTCTCGACCACCCAGTCGCGCCACTGGCCCATCCGCGCGCCGGCGGGTGCGACGCCCCGGGTGCGGATGTCCTGCCAGAGGGATTTCAAATTCAGCGATCTGGACAAGGCGCGCGCTCCACGAACCGGTCTCAACGCGCGAACGGGGCTCCGGGGGCCATGCGCGGCCGCAGCGGGGTGCCGACCCGCTTTTTTGATCCGCCGTCGGTCCAGTTGTCTTATTTTCTTTACATAGCCGGAAAGTGGCGCATTAATGCTCCGAACCCTGACATCTTTCAGGCTTGGGAGGAGCCCGCCATGAACCGTTTCGCCGCCATGTCCACCGTCATCGCCCTCGCCGCCTCGGCGTCCGCGCCGGCCTTCGCCGAACAGGCCCTGCCGACCGCTGCCCCCGTGGGAGCCCAGCGCGTCGTCATGCTGTGCGATTCCGACGTCGCCACGCGCGCAGCCTACCGCCGGGACTTCGGTTCGCGGCCGGTCTTCGTGACCGCCGACCAGGCCCTGCGCGCCCGCGCTACGGGCGAGGTCTGGGCCACGCCGCGCTGCATGACCGCGCGCGAGCACGGCCGCCTGACCCAGACGCTGAACAGCTACGCCGCCGTCCGCTAGGTCTGGCTACCCCTGGGCGCTGCGGATCGCTGCGGCGCCCGCCGGGGGCGCGATCACGATCGCGAACAGCACATAGGCCGTCAGCAGGGCCAAAGCCGACATCGGGCTGAGCCCCGCCGCCGCCCGATCCAGCGCGCCCGAGCCGAACACCACCGGCGGAATGAACAGCGGCAGCACCACGACCGCGATCAGCAGGCCGCCCCGCTTCGCGCCCAGCGCCAGGGCCGCGCCCAGCGCGCCGGTGAAGGCGAACCCCAGACCCCCGATCAGGGCCGACGCCGCCGTCAGCGGCGCCAGGTCGATCGGCTGACCCAGGGCCAGCGCCGCGATGGGGGCCGTCAGGGCCAGAGGCAGGCCGGTCGCCAGCCACTGGCTGATCGCCTTGACCGCGAACACCACTTCCAGCGGCAGGGGGCCGGTGGCCAGAAGGTCCAGCGCCCCGTCGTCGAGGTCGCGCTCGAACAGACGTTCCAGCGACAGCAGGCTGGACAGCGCCAGGGCCAGCCAGGCGATGCCGGCGGCGACCGGCCTCAGCACCGAGGGATCGCCGCCCGCCGCGAGCGGCACGACGGTGGTAAGGCAGGCGAAGAAGCCGCACGCCAGCAAGGGTCCGCCCCCGCCGCCCCAGGCCAGGGCCAGTTCGCGCCGGAACAGGACGCCGACGGCGCTCACGACCGGGCCCCCAGATCGAATCCGCGCGCCGCGATGGGCAGGGGATCGTGCACCGCCGCGACGATCAGGCCGCCGCCCGCGAGGTGACGCGCCATCATCGCCCCGACCGCCTCGCGCCACCCG
This DNA window, taken from Brevundimonas subvibrioides ATCC 15264, encodes the following:
- the ccmB gene encoding heme exporter protein CcmB, yielding MSAVGVLFRRELALAWGGGGGPLLACGFFACLTTVVPLAAGGDPSVLRPVAAGIAWLALALSSLLSLERLFERDLDDGALDLLATGPLPLEVVFAVKAISQWLATGLPLALTAPIAALALGQPIDLAPLTAASALIGGLGFAFTGALGAALALGAKRGGLLIAVVVLPLFIPPVVFGSGALDRAAAGLSPMSALALLTAYVLFAIVIAPPAGAAAIRSAQG